One genomic window of Conger conger chromosome 7, fConCon1.1, whole genome shotgun sequence includes the following:
- the LOC133133389 gene encoding olfactory receptor 1F1-like: MSPLNSVNFTNGSIVHPDFFYISGFAGIPNIEYYYIFTCFVYVLTLLGNTFVMFMIYTDQCLHRPKYIAVFNLALCDLCASTSFIPPLIDTFMFKSHFISFKACMASMYFSFCFLALQSFTLAVLSYDRCVAICFPLRYNEIVTNKSILVITATLWIFAGMAILMAVMYLTTLSFCKSLVINSYFCDHGPIFRLACNDYTPSMLINWTHPAMILWCPVLFITGTYICIGRALLRIAAASERLKAMQTCTSHLILVSVFYLPICITEAMGSAMDQNTRMINMSLTTVLPPVLNPIIYTLKTEEFRESIKKLYRRNKIH; encoded by the coding sequence ATGAGCCCCCTGAATTCAGTCAACTTTACAAATGGCAGTATTGTGCATCCTGACTTCTTTTACATAAGTGGTTTTGCCGGTATTCCCAACATAGAATACTATTATATCTTCACATGCTTTGTTTATGTACTGACTCTACTGGGAAACActtttgtcatgtttatgattTACACTGACCAGTGTCTTCACAGACCAAAATACattgcagtttttaatttggctcTGTGTGACTTGTGTGCAAGCACTTCATTCATTCCTCCGTTGATTGACACCTTCatgtttaaatcacatttcatctCCTTCAAGGCCTGCATGGCTagtatgtatttttcattttgttttctcgcTCTACAATCTTTCACTCTGGCTGTTTTGTCCTATGATAGATGTGTTGCTATCTGCTTTCCACTGAGATACAACGAGATTGTGACTAATAAATCGATATTGGTGATTACAGCCACATTATGGATTTTTGCAGGAATGGCCATTCTTATGGCTGTGATGTACCTCACCACACTGTCCTTCTGCAAATCCCTTGTGATAAACAGCTATTTCTGTGATCACGGACCCATATTCCGTTTGGCATGCAATGACTACACTCCAAGTATGCTAATTAATTGGACACATCCTGCAATGATTCTCTGGTGTCCAGTACTATTTATCACAGGTACATACATTTGTATAGGCAGAGCATTACTGAGAATTGCAGCAGCCTCAGAGCGCCTGAAAGCCATGCAAACCTGCACCTCTCATTTGATcttagtgagtgtgttttacCTTCCTATCTGTATCACTGAAGCAATGGGCTCCGCCATGGACCAGAACACCAGGATGATTAACATGTCACTGACGACCGTCTTGCCACCTGTGCTGAATCCAATCATCTACACACTGAAGACAGAAGAATTCAGAGAATCCATTAAAAAGTTGTACAGAAGAAACAAAATACActga
- the LOC133133391 gene encoding olfactory receptor 1F1-like yields the protein MSPLNSVNFTNGSIVHPDFFYISGFAGIPNIEYYYIFTCFVYVLTLLGNTFVMFMIYTDQCLHRPKYIAVFNLALCDLCASTSFIPPLIDTFMFKSHFISFKACMASMYFSFCFLALQSFTLAVLSYDRCVAICFPLRYNEIVTNKSILVITATLWIFAGMAILMAVMYLTTLSFCKSLVINSYFCDHGPIFRLACNDYTPSMLINWTHPAMILWCPVLFITGTYICIGRALLRIAAASERLKAMQTCTSHLILVSVFYLPICITEAMGSAMDQNTRMINMSLTTVLPPVLNPIIYTLKTEEFRESIKKLYRRNKIH from the coding sequence ATGAGCCCCCTGAATTCAGTCAACTTTACAAATGGCAGTATTGTGCATCCTGACTTCTTTTACATAAGTGGTTTTGCCGGTATTCCCAACATAGAATACTATTATATCTTCACATGCTTTGTTTATGTACTGACTCTACTGGGAAACActtttgtcatgtttatgattTACACTGACCAGTGTCTTCACAGACCAAAATACattgcagtttttaatttggctcTGTGTGACTTGTGTGCAAGCACTTCATTCATTCCTCCGTTGATTGACACCTTCatgtttaaatcacatttcatctCCTTCAAGGCCTGCATGGCTagtatgtatttttcattttgttttctcgcTCTACAATCTTTCACTCTGGCTGTTTTGTCCTATGATAGATGTGTTGCTATCTGCTTTCCACTGAGATACAACGAGATTGTGACTAATAAATCGATATTGGTGATTACAGCCACATTATGGATTTTTGCAGGAATGGCCATTCTTATGGCTGTGATGTACCTCACCACACTGTCCTTCTGCAAATCCCTTGTGATAAACAGCTATTTCTGTGATCACGGACCCATATTCCGTTTGGCATGCAATGACTACACTCCAAGTATGCTAATTAATTGGACACATCCTGCAATGATTCTCTGGTGTCCAGTACTATTTATCACAGGTACATACATTTGTATAGGCAGAGCATTACTGAGAATTGCAGCAGCCTCAGAGCGCCTGAAAGCCATGCAAACCTGCACCTCTCATTTGATcttagtgagtgtgttttacCTTCCTATCTGTATCACTGAAGCAATGGGCTCCGCCATGGACCAGAACACCAGGATGATTAACATGTCACTGACGACCGTCTTGCCACCTGTGCTGAATCCAATCATCTACACACTGAAGACAGAAGAATTCAGAGAATCCATTAAAAAGCTGTACAGAAGAAACAAAATACActga
- the LOC133133393 gene encoding olfactory receptor 1F1-like gives MSPLNSVNFTNGSIVHPDFFYISGFAGIPNIEYYYIFTCFVYVLTLLGNTFVMFMIYTDQCLHRPKYIAVFNLALCDLCASTSFIPPLIDTFMFKSHFISFKACMASMYFSFCFLALQSFTLAVLSYDRCVAICFPLRYNEIVTNKSILVITATLWIFAGMAILMAVMYLTTLSFCKSLVINSYFCDHGPIFRLACNDYTPSMLINWTHPAMILWCPVLFITGTYICIGRALLRIAAASERLKAMQTCTSHLILVSVFYLPICITEAMGSAMDQNTRMINMSLTTVLPPVLNPIIYTLKTEEFRESIKKLYRRNKIH, from the coding sequence ATGAGCCCCTTGAATTCAGTCAACTTTACAAATGGCAGTATTGTGCATCCTGACTTCTTTTACATAAGTGGTTTTGCCGGTATTCCCAACATAGAATACTATTATATCTTCACATGCTTTGTTTATGTACTGACTCTACTGGGAAACActtttgtcatgttcatgatttACACTGACCAGTGTCTTCACAGACCAAAATACattgcagtttttaatttggctcTGTGTGACTTGTGTGCAAGCACTTCATTCATTCCTCCGTTGATTGACACCTTCatgtttaaatcacatttcatctCCTTCAAGGCCTGCATGGCTagtatgtatttttcattttgttttctcgcTCTACAATCTTTCACTCTGGCTGTTTTGTCCTATGATAGATGTGTTGCTATCTGCTTTCCACTGAGATACAACGAGATTGTGACTAATAAATCGATATTGGTGATTACAGCCACATTATGGATTTTTGCAGGAATGGCCATTCTTATGGCTGTGATGTACCTCACCACACTGTCCTTCTGCAAATCCCTTGTGATAAACAGCTATTTCTGTGATCACGGACCCATATTCCGTTTGGCATGCAATGACTACACTCCAAGTATGCTAATTAATTGGACACATCCTGCAATGATTCTCTGGTGTCCAGTACTTTTTATCACAGGTACATACATTTGTATAGGCAGAGCATTACTGAGAATTGCAGCAGCCTCAGAGCGCCTGAAAGCCATGCAAACCTGCACCTCTCATTTGATcttagtgagtgtgttttacCTTCCTATCTGTATCACTGAAGCAATGGGCTCCGCCATGGACCAGAACACCAGGATGATTAACATGTCACTGACGACCGTCTTGCCACCTGTGCTGAATCCAATCATCTACACACTGAAGACAGAAGAATTCAGAGAATCCATTAAAAAGCTGTACAGAAGAAACAAAATACActga
- the LOC133133394 gene encoding olfactory receptor 1F1-like, which translates to MSPLNSIVFHNTSIVHPDFFFISGFAGIPHIEYYYIFTCFVYAVTLLGNAFVMFMIYTDHCLHSPKYIAVFNLALCDLCGSTAFIPPMIDTFLFKSHLISFEACLANMFFVFLFISLQSSTLAVLSYDRCVAICFPLRYNEIVTSKSILVITATLWILAGTAIYIGVIFINKLSFCKSTVINSYFCDYGPTARLACNDNTATTVINWTHPIMILWCPVLFIVGTYICIARALLKIAAASERLKAMQTCTSHLILVSVFYLPICITEAMGSAMHQNARIFNLSLTTVLPPLLNPIIYTLKTEEFRQAIKKLYRRNKIQIIARNE; encoded by the coding sequence ATGAGCCCCCTGAATTCAATTGTCTTTCACAATACCAGTATTGTGCATCCTGACTTCTTTTTCATTAGTGGTTTTGCCGGTATTCCCCACATAGAATACTACTATATCTTCACATGCTTTGTTTATGCTGTGACTCTACTGGGGAATGcttttgtcatgttcatgatttACACTgaccactgtcttcacagtccaaaatacattgcagtttttaatttggctcTGTGCGATTTGTGTGGAAGCACTGCATTCATTCCTCCGATGATTGACACCTTCctgtttaaatcacatttaatctcCTTTGAGGCCTGCTTGGctaacatgttttttgtttttttgtttatctcTCTACAATCTTCCACTCTTGCTGTTTTATCCTATGATAGATGTGTTGCTATCTGCTTTCCACTGAGATACAATGAGATTGTGACTAGTAAATCAATATTGGTGATAACAGCCACATTATGGATTTTGGCAGGAACAGCCATCTATATAGGTGTGATTTTTATCAACAAACTGTCGTTCTGCAAATCCACTGTGATAAACAGTTATTTCTGTGATTACGGACCCACAGCCCGTTTGGCGTGCAATGACAACACTGCAACTACAGTCATTAATTGGACACATCCTATTATGATTCTCTGGTGTCCAGTACTTTTTATCGTGGGCACATACATTTGTATAGCCAGAGCGTTATTAAAAATCGCAGCAGCCTCAGAGCGCCTGAAAGCCATGCAAACCTGCACCTCTCATTTGATcttggtgagtgtgttttacctTCCTATCTGTATCACTGAAGCAATGGGCTCTGCCATGCACCAGAATGCGAGGATTTTTAACTTGTCTCTGACGACTGTCTTGCCACCTTTACTGAATCCAATCATTTACACACTGAAGACAGAAGAATTCAGACAAGCCATTAAAAAGCTGTACAgaagaaacaaaatacaaataattgcaaggaatgaatga